Genomic DNA from Lutibacter sp. A80:
TCTTTAGAACTTGTTGGTAAAATTTCACATAATTTATACAAAGCTTTCTGAGAAAAAACTTGATAATGGTTTATATCATTTTTCTCAGCAATGGTATCTCTTAATTTATGTAAACGTTCAAATAATTCTTTATTTTCAGTGCCTTCCACAGCTATAACTTTAGCTTTTTTAGATGATTTTTTAGCCAAAAAGACTGCGTTAGCTCTTAATTCTAAAAATTTTAAAGTGCTAAATCCTACTGTCAAATTTTTAAAATAACTTAATTTGGTTATTAAAAATTCTTCAATTATATCTAATTGCTTATCAATATCAGTTGCTACAGCTTTATTATCTGTTGTATAATTAAAGGCTTTATAAGGAGTTTCTATAAAGTTTATAGTTTGTTCATTAAAGTATTGATTAGCCTTTATAAAACGCTCTTGAATTGTCTTATCTGCTTCTGGCTCTGTACTTGTATTTGCTAAATTATGTAATTGTATTTTAAATGAATTTCCTACTTTTAATAAGTTTGTAATTGTATCTTTTATTGCTATAAAGTTTGGCTCTAGATTACCGTTTATAGTGGTTTTATTTTTATAAAAAATATCTAAAACACGATTAATTGGGTGTAGAAAATTAAAAAAATCGAATACTTCAGCTATTAAGTTTAATTGGAATTCTGACTTAGATTGTTGTAATACACTTTCATCTGGCTGATTTTCAGCTGCTTTTTTATTAAATGTAATTACATTGTTATCACTAATAATTTGTCTTGAATCAATAGGTCTTTTAAGCACCAAACCTTCTAACGATTTACACCTACTTAAAGCTACATAAGTTTGCCCGTGAGCAAAAGCGCCTTGTGCATCTATAATTGCTTTTTCAAATGTTAATCCTTGGCTTTTATGAATTGTTATTGCCCAAGCTAAACGCAAAGGAATTTGTTTAAAAGATCCAATACAATTTTCTGTAATTTCTTTAGTTTCAGGATTTACGGTATAATTTATATTTTCCCAAATTTCTGGTGTAACAATAATATTAGAAGCATCATCTTTACATTTTACAATAACTTCATTTTCATCTAAAAAAATTATTTTTCCAATTTTCCCATTAAAATAACGTTTTTCAAAAGAACTATCATTTTTTATAAATAAGACTTGAGCTCCAACTTTTAAAACTAGTTCTTCTTTATTTGGATATGCAAATTCTGGAAATTTTCCTTCTATAGTAGCGGTATAGGTTTGTGGCTTTGTTTTTAACTTATCTAATTCAACAGTATTTATCTTTTCTGCTCTATTATTATGTGTTGTTAAATCTATATAACCCTCATTTTCATTGGGTGAAAAATCTGGCAAATAACGTTTGTTTAGTTCATCAGCAGAAGACTGTGATAGCGCATTATTTCTAATTTCATTTAAAATTTTAATGAAATTTTGATTGTCTTGTCTATAAACGTGTTTTAATTCAACGGTAATTGCCTTGCTTTTTTGATAAGCAAAACTGCTAAAAAAGAAGCCATTTTTATAGAAAGGTTTTAGTAATTGCCATTCATTTTCTTTAATAACGGGTGATAATTGCTGTAAATCGCCAATCATTAATAACTGAACACCTCCAAAAACTTTATTTCTATTTCTAAAGCGTCTTAAAGTTTTATCAATTCCATCTAACAAATCAGCTCTTACCATACTAATTTCATCAATCACTAATAAATCCATAGATTTAATAATATTGATTTTAGTTTTGTTAAATTTTCTATTAAAACTGGTTGTAGAATCTAGTTCTGAATCTGGTAAAATTGGTCCGAATGGCATTTGAAAAAAGGAATGTATAGTTACACCTTTTGCATTTATTGCGGCAACACCAGTTGGTGCTACTACTACCATTCTTTTTAAAGATTCTTGTTTTAGTTTATGTAAAAAAGTTGTTTTTCCTGTACCAGCTTTACCTGTTAAAAATATATTTCTATCTGTATTATTTACAAAATTCCAAACTAACTCTAATTCTTTATTAGTTTTCATATACTAGCAATATAATAAACTTTAAAGATAAAATAACTTTTTTACAAACTAGATTTTCAGATTTTTATCGTAAGGAATGCTTTTTAAAATATGGTTAATTGCATTAACTCTTGCAATAGTTTTTTTATTAGCTCTAATTATTTTCCAGCTTACAGCATTATTTGCTGTTTTTTCAAACATTTTGTTTTTATATTTTGTATAAACATCCCATAACTCCTGTGCTTTTTCATCAACAGCAGTCATTTTCCATTGTTTTAAAGGATTATTTTTAATTTCTTCAAAACGTTTTGCTTGTTCTTTTTTAGAAATAGACATGTAAATTTTTACCAAACGAATACCTGAGTCGGTAATCATACGCTCAAAATCATTTACTTGATTCATAAACGTTTCATATTCCTCATGGGTACAAAATCCATTTACGGGTTCTACTACTGCCCTATTATACCAACTTCTATCAAAAAAGATAATTTCTCCTGCTTTTGGAAATTGATTAACATAACGTTGAAAATACCACTGAGATTTTTCATCTACGGTAGGTTTTGGCAACGCAACTTTTCTAATTAATCTAGGATTCATTCTTTCAGTTGCTCTTCTAATTGCACCACCTTTACCCGCTGCATCTCGGCCTTCAAAAATTATTATAATTCGTTCATTTTGATTTATAGCCCAAGTTTGTAGACGTATTAATTCTATTTGTAATTTTTTTAAACGTTTTTCATACTTAACATATCTAACAGCTCTTTCTAAATTATAAGGTTCTCTAGATAATAATGCTGTAAGTCCTTTATTTGTATTAAGGATATCTAAGTTTTCTGGTGTTAATTTAAACTCTTGCATAATTAATCTAATTGTTTTGATGAACGATGGTATCTCATAATAATATTAGGATCTGGTAATAAGGTTGTAAGTGCTTTATCCTTACCATCATAGTTAAATTGAGATAAAACATATCGAATACATTCTAACCTTGCAACTTTTTTATCGTTAGCTCTAACAATAATCCAAGGACTATAGCTAGTGTGCGTTTTACTAAACATTTGTTCTTTATAGTATGTATAATCGTCCCAAAGTTCTTGTCCTTTTCTATCAACAGGACTAAATTTCCATCTTTTTAATGGGGTTCCAATTCTAGCATTAAATCTAGATAGTTGTTCGTCTTTAGAAATTGAGAACCAAAATTTTATCAATATTAAATTATCTTCACAAAGCATGTGTTCAAATTCTGGTACTTGAACCATAAATTTTTCGTATTGAGTTTCATTACAAAACCCCATAACTGGCTCAACAACAGCCCTATTGTACCAACTTCTATCAAAAAATACAATTTCTCCTGAATTTGGCAGTTCTTTTATATAACGTCTAAAATACCATTGTCCACGTTCTACTTCTGTAGGTTTTGTTAGTGCTACTAAACGTGTAGATCTTGGGTTTAAATGCTCTGCAAATCGTCTTATATTACCACCTTTTCCTGCGGCATCTCGGCCTTCAAAAATAATAGCGACTCTTTTGTTATTTTTAGAAATCCATTGCTGTAATTTTACTAATTCTATCTGTAACTTTTTAAGTTCATCATCATAAAATAATCTTTTCTTTACTTTATCAATATTAATGTTTTTCTCATTAATAATTTCTAAAATTTCCTTACAAGAAGAAGCTTTTTCAAAATCTTCTTTAGTTAAATTTGGAGTTATTGCCATATTATTCTGACTTTTCAATGGTTACACATTCTGCAGGATTGTTGGATATTTGTAATTTTGCATCTGAAGGAGAGATATAAGGTATCCCCAATCCTAATCCACGCAATATAAATAATAATCCAATAATAACCACAAATACTGGAATTGCTTTTTGAATTTTATTTCTAATTGATAAATTTACAAAATCCCCTAAAAATATTGCTCCAGTCATTAAAGGAATTGTTCCAACTCCAAAAATTGCCATATATAAAGAGCCATTTAACACATTACCTGTTGAAATTGAGCCAAGTAAAGCCATATAAACTAAACCACAAGGCAAAAACCCATTAAAAAAACCAATTAAAAATAAGGCCTTATTTGATTTTTTTGTTAAGTATAAACCTAATTTGTGTTTTACTTTTCCTATTATTTTATAAATAGGTTTAGAAAAATTATATTTATTAAAAATAGATACTGGAATTATAACAATAGCAATCATTACAACACCCATTAAAATAGATAAACGCTGTTGAAATCCAGCCAAATACAATCCTTTACCAATAAAACCAAAGAGTAGTCCTATAAGCGAATAGCTAATTATACGCCCTAAATGATATAATATTGTTTGAAATATTAATTTTGATTTGGAAGATCTATCAACGGGTAATACAAATGCAATTGGACCACACATTCCTATACAGTGAAAACTTCCAGCTAAACCTAAAACTAATGCAGTCCATAACATATTAATACATTATTTTTTCTTTATATAAATATTTGTTTTCTGCTACCTCCCACTCTATTTTAATATCCCATCGTCCTTCAACCAGACTTTCGTCTTTAATTAAATACTCGTTAGTTTCTAACTTAATTGGAATTTCAAAATCAATTTTATCATTAGACAACCTTTGAAAATTTATAATACCTGAAATTTCTGAAGGTTTAAATTCTTTTGGGAATACAATTAATAAACCATTATTAGTTTTATTTATTGAAACATTTTCTTTTAATGCAATTCCTTTATTTTGCTGATCAATTTCTTTCTGAAAATTTAATTCATCTTTATAATATTCTTCAGATACTAAATGGTGGTCATATTCTTTTACAAAATGTGCTTTATACACAAAAGATAAAATAAATATTATAAACGATACCAATGCGATAACAATACCCATTGGCCAAGTAAATTTAATTTTCATAATTATTTAATAATTAATGGTCCTGTAAAATTAGTAGTGGTTGATTCAATTAATTTATCATTTGAATAAACACCAATCTTTAACTTTTCTTTCGACGAATTTAGGTCTTTTTTATTGATTTCTATAAATAAAGTCCCTTCTTTTAACCCTTGTTTTTTAAGATTAATTTTACCTCCAATTAGGTCTATTTTTCCTGGATGCGAAATTAATTTAAGATCTAAATTTTCTAAATCTTCGGTTGTTTTATTTATTAATTTAATGGTATAAACATTTTTAATAGTAGTTTCTGTACTTTGAAAAGTTTGTCCTGGCAAACGTAAAATTGTAGCTTCAATGTCATTTCTTAAAAATAACATTGTTATTAAAACACCTATTAGTATTGTTAAAATTGTAGAATAAGCAATTAAACGCGTATTAAATTTAAACTTTTCTTTTTTATCGATATTATCTTCAGAAGCATAACGTATTAAACCTTTATCAAAACCAGATCTATCCATAATTGCATCACAGGCATCTATACAAGCTGTACAGTTAATACATTCTAATTGAGTACCATTTCTAATATCAATTCCTGTAGGACAAACTTGTACACATTGTTTACAATCTATACAATCTCCATGTCCAAGTTCATCTCTATCTTCATCTTTACGTAATTTTTTTCGTCCAGCTTCACCTTCCCCTCTAACATAATCATAAGCAACATTAATAGATTTATTATCTAATAAAACACCTTGTAATCTTCCATAAGGACAAACAATAATACATACTTGCTCTCTAAACCAAGCGAAAACAAAATAAAAAACCGCTGTAAAAGCTAATAAATAAATAAGTGTACTTAAATGTTCTAATGGACCCGCTGTTATATATGCTAAAACTTTATCTGACCCAATAATATAAGCTAAAAATACGTTTGAAATTATAAACGAGATTATAAAAAACACAAACCATTTAAAAACTCGTTTTCTAATTTTTTCAGCATTCCATTCTTGTTTATCTAATTTTATTTGTTTAGACCTATCTCCTTCAATTAGGTATTCAACTTTTCTAAAAACCATTTCCATAAAAATAGTTTGTGGACACATCCACCCACAAAATATTCTACCAAAAACCACCGTAAAAAGTATAACAAAAACAACACTTACCAGCATTGAAATTACCAATAAATGAAAATCTTGTGGCCAAAAAGGAAAACCGAAAATATGAAATTTACGTTCTAAAATATTAAATAATAAAAATTGATTTCCTTTAATTTTAATAAAAGGAGCCGCTAATAAAAACGCCAATAAAAACCAACTAACAATAGTTCTATAATTATAAAATCTACCTTTAGGCTGTTTAGGAAAAATAAAGTTTCTTTTTCCACTTTTATCAATTGTTGCTATTGAATCTCTAAATACTTCTTTATTTTCTGTATCCATTTTAAATTTAATTCGTTGTGAAGGATTTTTAAGCAAATTTATAGTTTATTGTATTACTAATAAGAAACAAAAGTGACAAAAAAAGGATAAAGTAATTGATTTAAAATACATCAACTACTTTACCCTAATTTTACTACTAACTTGAAATAAAAATTTATATTTTTTACAAATTGATATTTGTATTTGTCAATAGACAAATTAAAGTTGTAAAATATTCAAATTTAATTGAATAAGCTCTATATTCTTTTATTCTTCTGGCCAGATTATATCACCTTCAGCTGCTTTAGGTGTTGCTGGTTGTGTTCCTTGCATAGAAACAATATAACTTGCCAACTGAATTCTTTCATCTCTACTGATAGTACTTTCCCAAGCAATCATACCTTTACCTGGTCTACCACCTTTTGAAATAGTATTATAAATACTCTTAACATCACCACCTAATATCCAATGGTTATCAGTTAAATTAGGTCCAATACTACCACCTAAATCAGCTAAATGACAAGCAGTACAAGTTTTAGAAGCAAATAACTCTTTTCCTTTAGCTAAATCATCTTCACTTGTTAATGCTACAATATTAGAATCATCGAATAATTCCGGATTTGCAGCTTTGTAAGCTTCAACTTGCGCTTTACCTTCTGCTATTTCGGTTGCAAATTCTTTTTCTTGACTGTATTCTTCTGAATTATAAAATACTTGAACATAGTAAAAAATACTAATTGCTATGGTAATATAAAAACCATATAACCACCATGGTGGCAATACATTATCTAGCTCTTTAATACCATCATAATCATGTTCTAACATTATGTCTTCTTCCGTTCCTAGCTCGTGGGCTTTAGTCATGGATTTCATAAACTTTTTCCAACCCGATATGTTTTCTGAATTTTTATTCATCTGTTTTCTCTTTAGTATTAGTATCGTTATCGAAAGGTAAATTACTTAAATTATCAATTCTTCTTTTTGGAAGTCTAAAAACAAATATGATCATTGTTGAAAAAACTAAGAAGAATAAAACGAGTGAAATTATTGGATAAATTTCAACACCTTCAATACTCTCTAAATTATGTTTTATAAATTTTAACATAGGTTTTATTTTAAGGCTGTTTGATTTGCTTTAATATCTGTACCTAAACGTTGTAAATAAGCGATTAAAGCTACTATTTCTTTATTTTGAATATTACTTGAACCATAATTTTTAACAAACTCAGGGTCTTGTCTTAAATTATTCTCAATTTCTTTAGCTTGAGTTAATAAAGCTTGTTTAGCACCTTTAATATCTTCTTCTGAATAAGGAACTCCTAAACCTACAAGTCCTTCCATTTTACTTTCTAAGTTAGATGCATTCATATCATTTTTAATCAACCAAGAATAACGTGGCATAATAGAACCTGGTGATGTTGAACGTGGATCTAACATATGATTAAAGTGCCAGTTGTCGTTATATTTACCACCAACTCTATGTACATCTGGTCCTGTTCTACGCGATCCCCATAAAAATGGGAAGTCGTATACATACTCTCCTGCTTTAGAATACTCTCCATAACGTTCAACCTCAGAACGGAAAGGACGAATCATTTGAGAGTGACAGTTATTACAACCTTCTCTAATATAAATATCTCTTCCTTCTAATTCTAGTGGTGTATATGGTTTAACACTTTCTATTGTTGGAATATTAGATTTTACCAATATTAACGGAACAATTTCTACTAACCCACCAATTAAAATAGCTACTGTTGTTAAAATTGTAAACAATACTGTTTTTCTTTCTAACCAAGTATGTAGCCCTTCACCAGCAATTCGTTTTCCACTAATTTTTTTCAATGGAGCGGCTTCAGCTAATTCATCTTCTACTGCAGATCCTGCTTTTGCTGTTTTAATAACATTTACTGCTAATAAAACAAAACCTGTTAAATATAAAGTACCTCCTATTGCACGCATTGCATACATTGGAATTACCTGTGTAACAGTTTCTAAAAAGTTACCATATACTAAAGTTCCATCTGGATTAAATTGTTTCCACATAAAAGCTTGTGTAAATCCTGCTACATATAATGGTATTGCGTAGAATAAGATACCTAGAGTTCCTAACCAAAAATGTGTATTTGCTAATTTTCTAGAATATAATGGTGTTTTCCATAATTTTTCAGCTAACCAATATACAATACCGGCAATCATAAATCCGTTCCAAGCTAATGCTCCAATATGCACGTGACCTACAATCCAATCTGTATAATGTCCAATTGCATTTAAATTTTTAAATGATAACATAGGACCTTCAAACGTTGCCATACCATAACCAGTAATTGCAACAACAAAGAATTTTAACACTGGATTTTCACGAACTTTATCCCAAGCTCCACGCAAGGTTAACAATCCATTAATCATACCTCCCCAAGATGGGAAAATAAGCATTACAGAAAATACAGTTCCTAAATTTTGTGCCCATTCTGGTAAAGCCGTATATAATAAATGGTGAGGCCCTGCCCAAATATATAAGAAAATTAATGTCCAAAAGTGAATAATAGAAAGTCTATATGAATACACTGGTCTATTAGCTACTTTAGGTACAAAATAGTACATTAAACCTAGAATTGGCGTTGTTAAGAAAAATGCCACAGCATTATGTCCGTACCACCATTGTACCAATGCATCTTGTACTCCAGAGTATACTGAGTAACTTTTAAATGCAGATACTGGCATTTCTAAATTATTAAATATGTATAGAACAGCAATAGTTACAAGGGTTGCTATATAAAACCATATTGCAACATAAATATGTCTTTGTCTTCTTTTTAATATAGTTCCAATTAAGTTTATACCGAAAACTACCCAAATTAAAACAACGGCTATATCTATTGGCCATTCTAATTCGGCATACTCTTTAGATGATGATAAACCTAGAGGTAATGTTATTGCGGCTGCAACAATAATTGCTTGCCAACCCCAAAAATGAATTCTACTTAAAACATCGTTAAACATTCTTGTTTTAAGTAATCTTTGTGTAGAATAGTAAACACCTAAGAAAATACCATTTCCTACAAAGGCAAAAATAACTGCATTGGTATGTAAAGGACGTAAACGACCAAAACTTAACCACGAAATAGCACTATCTGAACCTGTAAACTCTAATAATCCTGGGAAAACAAAAAGTAGCGCTACTAATAGCCCTACTAACATTCCTACAACTCCCCAAAGAATTGTAGCCCAAAGAAACATTTTAACTATTTTATTATCATAATAAAACTGTTCTTTTTCCATACTTTTTGATTAATTGTTAATAATATATATTTATTCTTGTTGATTTTCTTTTTGCTCAACTTTATCCTTTTGTTTTTTAACCAATTCATCATCGAATAACATTCTAACAGATGGAGTATAGGTATCTTCATACTGTCCAGATTTTACCGATTTAATAAAAACTATGAAAAAAAATACGGCAACAATAATACTTACACCTATTGTTATGTATACTACTTCCATAAATTCAGCCTTATTTGATTAAAAACACAAAAATATTATTTAATTTGTAAAATAGTATGATAAATATCATACTATTTTAATTAGAATTTTTCTAATGTACGAAATTATAGCTTTTTTGAAACCCAATTTGTAAGAATAGTTACAAACACTACAATTGAAATTGAGCTTAAAGGCATTAAAATAGCAGCAACCACAGGAGTTAACATACCAGTTAACGCAAAATACAACCCAATAATATTATAACAGAATGATAAAATAAAACTTGCCTTAATTATTGCTATCGTTTTTTTTGAAAGTGCTAAAAACTTAGGTAATTTATTAAAAAGCTTGGCATCTAAAATGGCATCACAGGCAGGAGAAAACACATTTACATCTTCTGAAATAGCAATTCCAACATTACTTTGAGCTAAAGCCCCTGCATCATTTAACCCATCACCAATCATCATTACCTTTTTATTTTTCTCTTGCATTTTTTTAATAAACTCTAATTTATCTTCTGGTTTTTGATTAAATTTAAACAATGTGTTTTTAGGTAAAAGTTCTTCTAAATATTCTTTTTCACCATCATTATCACCTGAGAGTATTACTAAATTATAATTTACATGCAATTTTTCAAATACTTCTTTTGTTCCCTCTCTGTAACTATTTTTAAATAAAAAATAACCTTTAAATTCATCATTAATTTTTATATAAATAGATGTTTCATTTATAGCTACAGATTTAGCTTCTACAAAACTAGATGCTCCTATTTTATATGTATTATTATTAATTGTAGCTTCAATACCTTTTCCTAAAACCTCATTAAAAACCGTTGGCTTCTCTATTAATGAATCTACTTCTAAATATTCATATAAAGATCTACTTAATGGATGGTTCGAAGCTCTCAAAATACTTTTTAAATCACTTTTTTCAGTATTGTTTAATGCTGTTCCAAAATAAGATAACTGAGATTTATCACTCGATGTAATTGTTCCTGTTTTATCAAAAATTATTGTATCAATTTTTGATATATTTTCTATAGTCTCTGAATTTTTTAAATAAAAGTTCTTATATCCAAAAATGCGTAAAATGTTTCCAAAAGCAAAGGGAGCAGATAGTGCTAATGCACAAGGACAAGCTATAATTAAAACAGCCGTTACAACATTAAATAGCATATCAACATTGTAAAAATACCAAAAAATAC
This window encodes:
- the ccoS gene encoding cbb3-type cytochrome oxidase assembly protein CcoS, producing MEVVYITIGVSIIVAVFFFIVFIKSVKSGQYEDTYTPSVRMLFDDELVKKQKDKVEQKENQQE
- the ccoG gene encoding cytochrome c oxidase accessory protein CcoG; the protein is MDTENKEVFRDSIATIDKSGKRNFIFPKQPKGRFYNYRTIVSWFLLAFLLAAPFIKIKGNQFLLFNILERKFHIFGFPFWPQDFHLLVISMLVSVVFVILFTVVFGRIFCGWMCPQTIFMEMVFRKVEYLIEGDRSKQIKLDKQEWNAEKIRKRVFKWFVFFIISFIISNVFLAYIIGSDKVLAYITAGPLEHLSTLIYLLAFTAVFYFVFAWFREQVCIIVCPYGRLQGVLLDNKSINVAYDYVRGEGEAGRKKLRKDEDRDELGHGDCIDCKQCVQVCPTGIDIRNGTQLECINCTACIDACDAIMDRSGFDKGLIRYASEDNIDKKEKFKFNTRLIAYSTILTILIGVLITMLFLRNDIEATILRLPGQTFQSTETTIKNVYTIKLINKTTEDLENLDLKLISHPGKIDLIGGKINLKKQGLKEGTLFIEINKKDLNSSKEKLKIGVYSNDKLIESTTTNFTGPLIIK
- a CDS encoding sulfite exporter TauE/SafE family protein, translated to MLWTALVLGLAGSFHCIGMCGPIAFVLPVDRSSKSKLIFQTILYHLGRIISYSLIGLLFGFIGKGLYLAGFQQRLSILMGVVMIAIVIIPVSIFNKYNFSKPIYKIIGKVKHKLGLYLTKKSNKALFLIGFFNGFLPCGLVYMALLGSISTGNVLNGSLYMAIFGVGTIPLMTGAIFLGDFVNLSIRNKIQKAIPVFVVIIGLLFILRGLGLGIPYISPSDAKLQISNNPAECVTIEKSE
- a CDS encoding cbb3-type cytochrome c oxidase subunit 3; its protein translation is MLKFIKHNLESIEGVEIYPIISLVLFFLVFSTMIIFVFRLPKRRIDNLSNLPFDNDTNTKEKTDE
- the ppk2 gene encoding polyphosphate kinase 2, translated to MQEFKLTPENLDILNTNKGLTALLSREPYNLERAVRYVKYEKRLKKLQIELIRLQTWAINQNERIIIIFEGRDAAGKGGAIRRATERMNPRLIRKVALPKPTVDEKSQWYFQRYVNQFPKAGEIIFFDRSWYNRAVVEPVNGFCTHEEYETFMNQVNDFERMITDSGIRLVKIYMSISKKEQAKRFEEIKNNPLKQWKMTAVDEKAQELWDVYTKYKNKMFEKTANNAVSWKIIRANKKTIARVNAINHILKSIPYDKNLKI
- a CDS encoding FixH family protein, which codes for MKIKFTWPMGIVIALVSFIIFILSFVYKAHFVKEYDHHLVSEEYYKDELNFQKEIDQQNKGIALKENVSINKTNNGLLIVFPKEFKPSEISGIINFQRLSNDKIDFEIPIKLETNEYLIKDESLVEGRWDIKIEWEVAENKYLYKEKIMY
- the ccoN gene encoding cytochrome-c oxidase, cbb3-type subunit I encodes the protein MEKEQFYYDNKIVKMFLWATILWGVVGMLVGLLVALLFVFPGLLEFTGSDSAISWLSFGRLRPLHTNAVIFAFVGNGIFLGVYYSTQRLLKTRMFNDVLSRIHFWGWQAIIVAAAITLPLGLSSSKEYAELEWPIDIAVVLIWVVFGINLIGTILKRRQRHIYVAIWFYIATLVTIAVLYIFNNLEMPVSAFKSYSVYSGVQDALVQWWYGHNAVAFFLTTPILGLMYYFVPKVANRPVYSYRLSIIHFWTLIFLYIWAGPHHLLYTALPEWAQNLGTVFSVMLIFPSWGGMINGLLTLRGAWDKVRENPVLKFFVVAITGYGMATFEGPMLSFKNLNAIGHYTDWIVGHVHIGALAWNGFMIAGIVYWLAEKLWKTPLYSRKLANTHFWLGTLGILFYAIPLYVAGFTQAFMWKQFNPDGTLVYGNFLETVTQVIPMYAMRAIGGTLYLTGFVLLAVNVIKTAKAGSAVEDELAEAAPLKKISGKRIAGEGLHTWLERKTVLFTILTTVAILIGGLVEIVPLILVKSNIPTIESVKPYTPLELEGRDIYIREGCNNCHSQMIRPFRSEVERYGEYSKAGEYVYDFPFLWGSRRTGPDVHRVGGKYNDNWHFNHMLDPRSTSPGSIMPRYSWLIKNDMNASNLESKMEGLVGLGVPYSEEDIKGAKQALLTQAKEIENNLRQDPEFVKNYGSSNIQNKEIVALIAYLQRLGTDIKANQTALK
- a CDS encoding helix-turn-helix domain-containing protein, whose amino-acid sequence is MKTNKELELVWNFVNNTDRNIFLTGKAGTGKTTFLHKLKQESLKRMVVVAPTGVAAINAKGVTIHSFFQMPFGPILPDSELDSTTSFNRKFNKTKINIIKSMDLLVIDEISMVRADLLDGIDKTLRRFRNRNKVFGGVQLLMIGDLQQLSPVIKENEWQLLKPFYKNGFFFSSFAYQKSKAITVELKHVYRQDNQNFIKILNEIRNNALSQSSADELNKRYLPDFSPNENEGYIDLTTHNNRAEKINTVELDKLKTKPQTYTATIEGKFPEFAYPNKEELVLKVGAQVLFIKNDSSFEKRYFNGKIGKIIFLDENEVIVKCKDDASNIIVTPEIWENINYTVNPETKEITENCIGSFKQIPLRLAWAITIHKSQGLTFEKAIIDAQGAFAHGQTYVALSRCKSLEGLVLKRPIDSRQIISDNNVITFNKKAAENQPDESVLQQSKSEFQLNLIAEVFDFFNFLHPINRVLDIFYKNKTTINGNLEPNFIAIKDTITNLLKVGNSFKIQLHNLANTSTEPEADKTIQERFIKANQYFNEQTINFIETPYKAFNYTTDNKAVATDIDKQLDIIEEFLITKLSYFKNLTVGFSTLKFLELRANAVFLAKKSSKKAKVIAVEGTENKELFERLHKLRDTIAEKNDINHYQVFSQKALYKLCEILPTSSKELLSIKGFGKVRVKKYGEAILKVIGDYWIENDIEISNENMFLEDKPSRKKKKGSSKKISLELFKSGKTIQEIADERGLTAETITTHLASFIPSKEVEITDLISKSYYKELKALIPTITFESISDLKHKIDDKYSYIDLRLVLNELNNQ
- a CDS encoding cbb3-type cytochrome c oxidase N-terminal domain-containing protein, whose amino-acid sequence is MNKNSENISGWKKFMKSMTKAHELGTEEDIMLEHDYDGIKELDNVLPPWWLYGFYITIAISIFYYVQVFYNSEEYSQEKEFATEIAEGKAQVEAYKAANPELFDDSNIVALTSEDDLAKGKELFASKTCTACHLADLGGSIGPNLTDNHWILGGDVKSIYNTISKGGRPGKGMIAWESTISRDERIQLASYIVSMQGTQPATPKAAEGDIIWPEE
- the ppk2 gene encoding polyphosphate kinase 2, producing MAITPNLTKEDFEKASSCKEILEIINEKNINIDKVKKRLFYDDELKKLQIELVKLQQWISKNNKRVAIIFEGRDAAGKGGNIRRFAEHLNPRSTRLVALTKPTEVERGQWYFRRYIKELPNSGEIVFFDRSWYNRAVVEPVMGFCNETQYEKFMVQVPEFEHMLCEDNLILIKFWFSISKDEQLSRFNARIGTPLKRWKFSPVDRKGQELWDDYTYYKEQMFSKTHTSYSPWIIVRANDKKVARLECIRYVLSQFNYDGKDKALTTLLPDPNIIMRYHRSSKQLD